One genomic region from Quercus robur chromosome 4, dhQueRobu3.1, whole genome shotgun sequence encodes:
- the LOC126722162 gene encoding protein FAR1-RELATED SEQUENCE 5-like, with translation MNDCTPKVGMEFDTLEAAWMFWKNYGKQMGFSVRKHYTNKSKIDGEITSRRFLCSKDGTRKPDKRDHLTSQPRQETRTNCPVQLGVSLVRETGKYKVYDFVLEHNHVLHLAATTFMMRSKRKMSDVQAFAIDLAYASGIKPKEIHELMSREAGGRANLGYTGIDKKNYLRTRRQRSLIYGEAGSLLRYFQQQLIHNPSFHYVVQLDIEEQITNIFWADAKMIIDYAHFGDVFSFDTTFGTNKEFRPLAVFIGFNHHREMVIFGAALLYDETAESFKWIFESFLKAHGGRKPKSIFTDQDFAIAKALAEVLSETWHGLCTWHIMQNGIKKLGNLMKDGSLFLRDFKDCMYKYENESEFEEAWNKMIQTYTIKDLSWLNGIYKLKEKWANCYMKRAVTLGMRSAQLSESLNGDLKDYLKSNLNMDDFFEHFEMQASQVYTPTIFKVFQNEYDYASAAIIKDRNCSQPMHEYTVVLLEKVGEYKVFDILDIKIIPDAYILKRWTREAKNGYVIDSIGKDVNGDVNLKVTQRYRRLCPRLVRLASRAAEIEEAYALVESVTKELEKQVEDIAMKFSCVSLDNSKDQMSLGGSEIVDHGEPIKNLIEKENNNSSLINYNNSISPVQCYSHKETDQAPNSMAWMTYEGLQGNGCQNNFIESLTVNLFIQLF, from the exons ATGAATGATTGTACCCCAAAGGTTGGTATGGAGTTTGATACATTAGAGGCAGCTTGGatgttttggaaaaattatgGAAAACAAATGGGGTTTAGTGTTCGAAAGCATTATACAAATAAAAGTAAGATAGATGGAGAAATAACATCGAGAAGATTTTTGTGTTCTAAAGATGGTACTCGTAAGCCTGATAAACGAGATCATCTGACCAGTCAACCTCGACAAGAAACAAGGACTAATTGTCCAGTACAATTGGGTGTTTCATTAGTTCGTGAGACCGGAAAGTACAAGGTGTACGATTTTGTATTAGAGCACAACCATGTTCTTCATCTTGCAGCAACTACTTTCATGATGCGATCAAAACGAAAGATGTCTGATGTCCAAGCTTTTGCTATTGATTTAGCTTATGCTTCTGGAATTAAGCCTAAGGAGATACATGAGTTAATGAGTAGAGAGGCTGGTGGAAGGGCTAATCTTGGCTACACTggaattgataaaaaaaactatcttcGAACTAGACGACAACGAAGCTTGATATATGGTGAAGCCGGTAGTTTATTAAGGTATTTTCAACAACAATTGATTCATAATCCATCGTTCCATTATGTTGTACAGTTGGATATCGAGGAGCAAATAACTAATATATTTTGGGCTGATGCTAAAATGATAATTGATTATGCCCATTTTGGtgatgtttttagttttgacACTACATTTGGCACAAACAAAGAATTTAGACCTTTAGCTGTGTTTATTGGTTTCAATCACCATAGAGAGATGGTGATTTTTGGGGCTGCACTTTTATACGATGAGACAGCTGAATCATTCAAATGgatttttgagagttttttaaaaGCACATGGTGGTAGAAAGCCTAAATCTATCTTTACTGATCAAGATTTTGCTATTGCAAAGGCATTAGCTGAGGTGTTGTCGGAAACATGGCATGGATTATGTACTTGGCACATAATGCAAAATGGAATCAAGAAATTGGGAAATTTGATGAAGGATGGCTCATTGTTCCTCCGAGACTTTAAAGATTGCATGTATAAGTATGAGAATGAGAGTGAATTTGAAGAAGCTTGGAATAAAATGATTCAGACCTATACAATTAAGGATCTTAGTTGGTTAAATGGTATATacaaattgaaggaaaaatggGCTAACTGTTACATGAAGAGGGCAGTTACTTTGGGAATGCGAAGTGCTCAGCTTAGTGAAAGTTTGAATGGGGATTTGAAAGATtacttgaaatcaaatttgaatatggatgatttttttgagcattttGAGATG CAAGCATCACAGGTGTATACCCCTACAATATTTAAAGTGTTCCAAAATGAGTATGACTATGCATCAGCTGCAATAATAAAAGATCGGAATTGTAGCCAGCCAATGCATGAATATACTGTTGTGCTTCTTGAGAAAGTTGGAGAATATAAA GTTTTCGACATACTTGATATAAAGATAATTCCCGATGCTTACATTTTGAAGAGATGGACAAGAGAAGCAAAAAATGGGTATGTCATAGATAGTATTGGGAAGGATGTCAATGGGGATGTTAACTTAAAAGTTACACAACGGTATAGAAGATTATGTCCCAGGTTAGTTAGATTAGCCTCACGAGCTGCTGAAATCGAAGAAGCATATGCTTTGGTAGAGAGTGTTACAAAGGAATTAGAAAAGCAAGTTGAAGATATTGCCATGAAATTTTCATGTGTGAGTCTTGATAATTCTAAAGATCAAATGTCATTGGGTGGTAGTGAAATTGTGGATCATGGAGAACCTAtaaagaatttaattgaaaag GAAAACAATAACTCTTCTCTCATAAATTACAATAACTCTATCTCACCTGTGCAATGCTATTCACATAAG GAAACTGATCAGGCACCTAATTCAATGGCATGGATGACATATGAAGGTCTCCAAGGAAATGGATGCCAAAACAATTTCATTGAATCATTAACGGTGAACTTGTTCATTCAgcttttttaa
- the LOC126722934 gene encoding uridylate kinase PUMPKIN, chloroplastic-like, which yields MASSDDFPLIDSSSSSPNLHAHTRHDAAAYYSTEAPFNDAESDPNNRPGGPPGAPTPPKRTASPYNYYKKHKCSNSGESENESYRKDREEWSDTAIACLLEAYTEKYNELNRGNLRGRDWEEVAEAVTDRCGGGGGDKSKATYKSVEQCKNKIDNLKKRYKMELQRMSAATGSTTTTHSHWHWFKKIEAIVGNSGTANKGGGSDEDRSISHARSPRQSKRYMSSNAALTNNLKSKPISNLKWRRVVFKISGTALAGNCQSIDPKVAMQVAKEVASACRIGVEVAIVVGGRNFFCGDTWVSATGLDRPTAYQIGMMATVMNSILLQSALEKLGVQTHVQSAFAMPEIAEPYSRQRAIRHLEKGRVVIFGGVGAGTGNPLFTTDTAAALRASELNADAVLKGTSVNGVYDFHSGNSNVILDHISYRDAISSTITSMDLMAITYCEENGIPVVVFNLLEPGNISRALCGDQVGTLIDQAGSIS from the exons ATGGCCTCTTCCGATGACTTTCCTCTCATCGactcttcttcctcctctccCAACCTCCACGCGCACACGCGCCACGACGCTGCCGCGTACTACTCCACCGAAGCCCCATTCAATGACGCCGAATCCGACCCGAACAACAGGCCCGGCGGGCCGCCCGGAGCCCCGACTCCGCCGAAGCGGACCGCCTCTCCTTACAACTACTACAAGAAGCACAAATGCAGCAACTCGGGCGAGTCGGAGAACGAGTCGTACCGGAAGGACCGCGAGGAGTGGTCGGACACGGCGATCGCGTGTCTGCTGGAGGCGTACACGGAGAAGTACAACGAGCTGAACCGCGGGAACCTTCGCGGGAGGGATTGGGAGGAAGTGGCGGAGGCTGTGACTGATCGgtgcggcggcggcggcggtgaTAAGAGCAAGGCGACGTACAAGAGTGTGGAGCAGTGTAAGAACAAGATCGATAATTTGAAGAAAAGGTACAAGATGGAGCTGCAGAGAATGAGCGCTGCTACGGGTAGTACCACCACCACGCACTCGCATTGGCATTGGTTCAAGAAGATTGAGGCTATCGTCGGAAATTCCGGAACCGCCAACAAAGGCGGCGGTTCCGACGAGGACCGGTCGATTTCTCACGCTAGATCGCCTCGCCAATCTAAgag ATATATGTCGAGCAATGCTGCCTTGACAAACAATCTGAAATCCAAACCgatatcaaatttaaaatggCGTAGAGTAGTGTTTAAAATCAGTGGTACTGCATTAGCTGGGAACTGCCAGAGTATTGACCCCAAG GTGGCGATGCAGGTTGCTAAGGAAGTTGCATCTGCTTGCCGCATTGGGGTGGAG GTGGCAATTGTTGTTGGAGGTCGTAATTTCTTTTGCGGAGACACATGGGTATCTGCTACTGGCTTAGATAGACCTACAGCTTACCAAATTGG TATGATGGCAACAGTTATGAACTCTATACTGCTCCAATCAGCTCTAGAGAAGCTGGGCGTTCAGACACATGTGCAAAGTGCATTTGCTATGCCAGAGATTGCTGAACCGTATAGCAGGCAACGGGCCATCCGGCATCTTGAGAAAGGAAGAGTTGTCATATTTGGCGGTGTTGGTGCTGGCACTGGAAATCCACTCTTCACTACCGATACAGCTGCAGCTCTGAGGGCTTCTGAGC tTAATGCAGATGCTGTTCTTAAAGGTACCAGTGTAAATGGTGTCTATGACTTTCATTCTGGTAACAGCAATGTGATACTTGATCACATTTCCTATCGCGATGCTATTTCTAGCACCATAACCTCTATGGACCTGATGGCGATAACATACTGTGAAGAGAATGGAATTCCTG TTGTGGTTTTTAATCTGCTTGAGCCTGGGAATATCTCGAGAGCATTATGCGGAGACCAAGTTGGCACTTTGATTGATCAGGCTGGAAGTATTAGTTAA
- the LOC126722936 gene encoding uncharacterized protein LOC126722936 produces MAENTEISASKEDPKGPQNLFSLFPKFKLEIPFLKHGGPKVEAVVKEEVKGEIVVGGDEGKEDSTKKPDVVKFAERKPLVPPPLAVEVEEPSTKTSNPFILWQVYALGGFIVLKWIWGRWQERKAQKGPDDDDNDKSSDADDDDNV; encoded by the exons ATGGCTGAAAACACTGAAATCTCTGCCAGTAAAGAAGACCCAAAAGGACCCCAGAACCTGTTCTCGTTGTTCCCAAAGTTTAAGCTTGAAATCCCATTTCTGAAGCATGGAGGACCGAAGGTAGAGGCTGTTGTGAAAGAGGAAGTGAAAGGTGAAATAGTGGTTGGTGGCGATGAAGGTAAAGAAGACTCGACTAAGAAACCTGATGTTGTGAAGTTTGCAGAGAGGAAACCGTTGGTTCCACCCCCTTTGGCTGTTGAAGTTGAAGAGCCTTCTACTAAGACTTCCAATCCTTTTATCCTGTGGCAg GTTTATGCTCTGGGAGGATTCATTGTATTGAAGTGGATATGGGGAAGATGGCAGGAGAGGAAGGCCCAAAAGGGtcctgatgatgatgataatgataaatcttcagatgctgatgatgatgataatgtgTGA